A portion of the Actomonas aquatica genome contains these proteins:
- a CDS encoding glycoside hydrolase family 88/105 protein gives MALGLWLGAASVNGAAETTDAVMRRVFDWQVANLWSTQQPVEHRWGPRGWVHGAFMTGVMEAYRSTGDAAYLDYAVARSEGNGWELGPRLEHADDYVIGQTYLELHAMGVASAELGPLQARVDELLADEHVGRELWWWCDALYMAPQTLAKLAAETGEGRYLETMDAWYWDTHALLYDEAEGLFFRDKRFLDPEDGKKVFWSRGNGWVIAGLARLLDVLPAEHPTRARYLALYREMAAALVKVQPADGLWRANLLHPEAPHGEASGSAFFCYALAWGINQGVLDAAEYRPAVERTWAALLECVTPEGKLGWVQPIGFAPDEYDGTTWQEYGAGAFLAAGSQVRLLE, from the coding sequence ATGGCGCTGGGTCTGTGGCTCGGCGCGGCGAGTGTGAATGGGGCAGCGGAGACGACGGACGCGGTGATGCGTCGGGTTTTCGACTGGCAGGTGGCGAATCTCTGGAGCACGCAGCAGCCGGTGGAGCATCGGTGGGGTCCGCGGGGATGGGTGCACGGGGCGTTTATGACCGGCGTGATGGAAGCTTACCGCAGCACGGGCGATGCGGCGTATTTGGACTACGCGGTGGCGCGGTCGGAGGGGAACGGCTGGGAATTGGGACCGCGACTGGAGCATGCCGACGATTATGTGATCGGGCAGACTTACCTGGAGTTGCATGCGATGGGCGTGGCGTCGGCGGAGTTGGGACCGTTGCAAGCGCGGGTGGATGAACTGTTGGCGGATGAGCACGTGGGGCGGGAGCTGTGGTGGTGGTGTGACGCACTTTACATGGCGCCGCAGACGCTGGCGAAGTTGGCGGCGGAGACCGGGGAGGGGCGTTATCTGGAAACGATGGACGCGTGGTATTGGGACACGCATGCCCTGCTTTATGACGAAGCGGAGGGGCTGTTTTTCCGCGATAAGCGCTTCCTCGATCCGGAGGATGGGAAGAAGGTCTTCTGGAGTCGGGGCAACGGCTGGGTGATCGCGGGCTTGGCGCGTTTGCTGGATGTATTGCCGGCGGAGCATCCGACGCGGGCGCGATATCTGGCGTTGTATCGCGAAATGGCGGCGGCGTTGGTGAAGGTCCAGCCGGCTGACGGACTGTGGCGGGCGAATCTGCTGCACCCGGAGGCCCCGCATGGGGAGGCGAGCGGCAGTGCGTTTTTCTGCTACGCGCTGGCGTGGGGCATCAATCAAGGGGTGCTCGACGCGGCGGAATATCGTCCGGCGGTGGAGCGCACGTGGGCGGCGTTGCTCGAGTGCGTCACGCCGGAGGGCAAGCTGGGCTGGGTGCAGCCGATCGGTTTTGCGCCGGACGAGTATGATGGGACGACCTGGCAGGAGTATGGCGCCGGGGCGTTCTTGGCGGCCGGGTCACAGGTGCGGTTGTTGGAGTGA
- a CDS encoding type II secretion system protein: MLSAFPASSRPSRVRRGFTLLEIMVVIALIGFLAAVLAVGASTMLRERKVLPEDVAWEAIRKAREFALLHETEVWLSWDNEERVFRASTAAGSETFPVPEEMDFDLEFLGTSKGGRTIMIGGRLLEAGPIDGVRFFGDGTCTPFRVQLVERGVDPTILEVDPWTCAPVLRNKEDGF; encoded by the coding sequence ATGCTTTCCGCGTTCCCGGCCAGTTCCCGTCCGTCCCGTGTCCGTCGTGGCTTCACGCTGCTGGAGATCATGGTCGTGATCGCGTTGATCGGTTTTCTGGCGGCGGTGCTGGCGGTGGGCGCGTCGACGATGTTGCGCGAACGCAAGGTGCTGCCGGAGGACGTGGCGTGGGAGGCAATTCGCAAGGCGCGGGAGTTTGCCCTGCTGCACGAGACCGAGGTCTGGCTGAGCTGGGACAATGAGGAACGGGTCTTCCGGGCGAGCACGGCGGCGGGTTCGGAGACCTTTCCGGTGCCGGAGGAGATGGACTTTGATCTCGAATTTTTGGGCACCAGCAAAGGCGGGCGCACCATCATGATCGGGGGGCGTTTGCTGGAGGCAGGGCCGATCGACGGCGTGCGGTTTTTTGGCGACGGCACCTGCACGCCGTTTCGCGTGCAACTCGTCGAACGCGGCGTGGATCCGACGATTCTGGAGGTCGATCCGTGGACCTGCGCACCGGTGCTGCGCAACAAGGAGGACGGTTTCTGA
- a CDS encoding PilW family protein, translating into MRRRNDAGFTLLEVMAAMVIVLMAAIVLAGAYMNVLQGYAHAERATRVNADVAFAREILFHIADLEQVEEGGDFQTADGRNVEWRAVVLPTNVADLFDVRFEVRVQGDAQHDDEEVVEEFRLLRPTWSEDDERDKLREESRQRIEEFLRDREARR; encoded by the coding sequence GTGCGACGCAGAAACGACGCGGGGTTCACCCTGCTGGAAGTGATGGCGGCGATGGTCATCGTGTTGATGGCGGCGATCGTGTTGGCCGGCGCATACATGAACGTCTTGCAAGGTTACGCGCACGCGGAACGGGCGACGCGGGTGAATGCCGATGTGGCGTTTGCGCGGGAGATTCTGTTCCACATCGCCGACTTGGAGCAGGTGGAGGAGGGCGGCGATTTTCAGACGGCTGATGGGCGCAACGTGGAGTGGCGGGCGGTGGTATTACCGACCAACGTGGCCGACCTGTTTGACGTGCGTTTCGAAGTGCGGGTGCAGGGGGACGCGCAGCACGACGATGAGGAAGTGGTGGAGGAATTTCGCTTGCTGCGGCCCACGTGGTCGGAGGACGACGAGCGCGACAAGTTGCGTGAAGAGTCGCGGCAACGCATCGAGGAGTTTCTGCGGGATCGGGAGGCGCGACGATGA
- a CDS encoding PilW family protein, which produces MRRRGGFTLLELMVALALVALVIVGLNTFIFSMSELWGRGRDQRLFDQHVRAVTRFLEQELRGASLPPAVGIGQYAVEAAEVEVEFGRRAELITFGLREGSRILEWPERPLPDVWCALEVRRDEGLVLYWQSALEEDFDNEAPREMVLTPLVTKLSYDYYDAEFNRWETEELLQRGDDRELLTPTRLRLTFTYKDREVETLVRLPALGKGLPAF; this is translated from the coding sequence ATGAGACGGCGCGGTGGTTTTACATTGCTGGAGCTGATGGTCGCGCTGGCGCTGGTGGCGCTCGTGATCGTGGGGCTCAACACCTTCATTTTTTCGATGAGTGAGCTGTGGGGGCGCGGGCGGGATCAGCGGCTCTTCGATCAGCACGTGCGGGCGGTGACGCGGTTTTTGGAGCAGGAGTTGCGGGGAGCTTCGCTGCCGCCGGCGGTGGGGATCGGGCAATACGCGGTCGAAGCGGCCGAGGTGGAGGTTGAGTTTGGTCGGCGGGCGGAGCTGATCACCTTTGGGCTGCGCGAAGGCAGTCGGATTCTGGAGTGGCCGGAGCGGCCGTTGCCAGACGTGTGGTGCGCGTTGGAAGTGCGCCGCGACGAGGGGTTGGTGCTGTATTGGCAGTCGGCGTTGGAGGAGGACTTCGACAATGAAGCGCCGCGCGAGATGGTGCTCACGCCGCTGGTGACGAAGCTCAGTTACGATTATTACGACGCGGAGTTTAATCGGTGGGAGACCGAGGAGCTGCTGCAACGCGGCGACGACCGCGAGTTGCTCACGCCGACGCGCTTGCGGCTCACCTTCACCTACAAAGACCGCGAGGTCGAAACCCTCGTGCGCCTGCCTGCGCTGGGCAAAGGCCTGCCGGCATTCTGA
- a CDS encoding general secretion pathway protein GspK, which yields MDTPRLSSDSARSRPRTRGSVLVIVLVTIVFATTALLLFMEKASTDLMVPVRDADRLRLRQEAYSAMETTLAVLVDFKEALGGLHSPAEGWAEPLEWIGYEPPEGMEVEVIFEDESGKISISRLDFQTLYDLFINWGRTEDEAELWADALMGWMHEDYEPRSFNAPEADDYERGEMPIVPPGRPIRSFGELRAIDVIREEWFDENGYPNEHGRRFAAAVSLFDFARTNVNSAPGQVLGAIGRYDLQQQEMMEDYRRGAGVYRGNGNGYFTSTDELEGVFGSSAGGQDFGVEIQALRVMVTVKQGVSSYRLTTVISPSGGARILAGDPLPRKESDLQQGGPGEAEAAEDATDTAGEGGGSSSGQRHSAAELAAAEGDESEIPDIEYPFTLLEIREIDAPPSLAEAGRSPEI from the coding sequence ATGGACACGCCACGCCTCAGTTCAGACTCGGCAAGGTCGCGACCGCGAACGCGCGGATCGGTGCTCGTGATCGTGCTGGTGACGATCGTCTTCGCGACGACGGCGCTGCTGCTGTTCATGGAGAAAGCCAGCACCGATTTGATGGTGCCGGTGCGCGATGCGGATCGGCTGCGGTTGCGGCAGGAAGCCTACTCGGCGATGGAGACCACGCTGGCGGTGTTGGTGGATTTTAAGGAAGCGCTGGGCGGATTGCACAGTCCGGCGGAAGGTTGGGCGGAGCCGCTGGAATGGATTGGCTACGAGCCACCGGAAGGCATGGAGGTGGAGGTCATCTTCGAGGATGAGAGCGGCAAAATTTCCATCTCGCGGCTGGATTTCCAAACGCTCTACGACCTCTTCATCAACTGGGGGCGCACGGAGGACGAAGCCGAGTTGTGGGCGGATGCGCTGATGGGGTGGATGCACGAGGATTACGAACCGCGCTCCTTCAACGCGCCTGAGGCCGACGACTATGAGCGCGGCGAGATGCCCATCGTGCCACCGGGTCGGCCGATCCGCAGCTTTGGCGAGTTGCGTGCGATCGATGTGATCCGCGAGGAGTGGTTCGACGAGAACGGGTATCCGAACGAGCACGGGCGGCGGTTTGCGGCGGCGGTGTCGTTGTTTGATTTTGCCCGCACCAATGTGAACTCGGCGCCGGGTCAGGTGCTCGGCGCGATCGGGCGCTACGACCTGCAGCAACAGGAAATGATGGAGGACTATCGGCGCGGCGCGGGCGTTTATCGGGGCAACGGCAACGGCTACTTCACCTCGACCGACGAGTTGGAAGGCGTGTTTGGCAGCTCGGCCGGGGGGCAGGATTTTGGTGTGGAGATTCAGGCCTTGCGCGTGATGGTCACGGTCAAACAGGGCGTGAGTTCTTATCGACTCACGACGGTGATTTCGCCCAGCGGCGGGGCGCGGATCTTGGCAGGAGATCCCTTGCCGCGCAAAGAATCGGACCTGCAGCAGGGCGGGCCTGGCGAGGCCGAGGCGGCGGAGGATGCCACCGATACGGCGGGCGAAGGCGGTGGCAGCTCCAGCGGTCAACGCCACTCGGCGGCGGAACTGGCGGCGGCCGAAGGCGACGAATCGGAGATCCCTGATATCGAGTATCCCTTTACACTGTTGGAGATTCGCGAGATTGATGCCCCGCCGTCCTTGGCGGAAGCTGGCCGCTCGCCGGAGATATAG
- a CDS encoding MarR family winged helix-turn-helix transcriptional regulator: MEPTAAQCQAAAEACACFNIRRTARLVTHVYDEALAPLKVSSGQFVILLAARILDAGTMQELAEAVSLDRSALSRSLRPLVARGLLSINVGQDRRRREVSITADGMQLLADGAPHWQQAQDRMQAALGGNGFEGLLRMSKDSFAALSA; encoded by the coding sequence GTGGAACCCACTGCCGCCCAATGTCAGGCGGCGGCGGAAGCGTGTGCCTGCTTCAACATTCGCCGCACGGCGCGGTTGGTGACGCATGTGTATGACGAAGCCTTGGCACCGCTGAAGGTGAGCTCGGGGCAGTTTGTGATCCTGCTGGCTGCGCGCATTCTCGACGCGGGCACGATGCAGGAGTTGGCGGAGGCGGTGTCGCTGGACCGCTCGGCGCTGTCGCGGTCGTTACGACCGCTGGTGGCGCGGGGGTTGTTGAGCATCAACGTGGGGCAGGATCGCCGACGGCGCGAAGTGTCGATCACGGCAGACGGCATGCAGCTCTTGGCCGACGGGGCACCGCATTGGCAGCAGGCGCAGGATCGCATGCAAGCGGCGCTGGGCGGCAACGGATTTGAGGGTCTGTTGCGGATGAGCAAAGACAGCTTCGCGGCGTTGTCGGCCTGA
- a CDS encoding peptidylprolyl isomerase gives MKRPEFRFALLSAALALATGLTAQDRPLPTGAVPVVSSAIPDQSGQVGGATVSVDLREHLDLNTERTGFVRFDTTFGKLDVELLPDHAPLNAANFLTYVRAGHYDGTIIHRTAFFDAQDNLPEIVQGGGYTPENPPQYKTPNDPVVLEYSHPNERGTLAAARTQVADSATSQWYFNTSDNTTGLGQTDGQGGYSVFGKTVGSGMAVVDTMGLVNTFAYNTILTDLPLRFFSGGPLTEQNFVNIFSVYEVPLYPAAAGDEAVLNFSATSSDESVVMVTVDGSNLILTPVSAGNATITVAAETISEDRVEDSFVFASTGLGIAQQPQSQDVSAGASATFTVDAPAANGTNTYQWYVFRSGMAEPAVIAGATGASYTVNNVQAANMGAYFVRVTNGGDTVQSDAALLTLTGGTSRLSNLSTRGRIPAGGSLTPGFVLTGDGNKPLVVRAVGPTLIDFGLTAGLLDPTMDIIPQGLSESVVSNDNWGDAANAATLVTTSNQLGAFPLTAASLDAALLTDVALPNSNNNRGYTVRIQSTDAAASGIALAEVYDPEALGAATRLVNVSALGYSGTGDDALVPGFVIEGSGAKTMLIRVVGPSLEQFNVGGRMADPRLTIVPLQQSFAVAANDNWGGTDALKTAFGTTGAFSFSGDASLDAAVLVRLPPGGYTVVVAGAAGGTGQVLVEAYDVQ, from the coding sequence ATGAAACGCCCCGAATTTCGCTTCGCCCTCCTCTCAGCAGCCCTCGCGCTGGCCACCGGTTTGACCGCTCAGGATCGTCCGCTGCCGACTGGCGCCGTGCCCGTCGTCTCCTCCGCGATCCCTGATCAATCGGGTCAAGTGGGTGGTGCCACGGTCTCCGTCGACCTGCGGGAGCATCTTGATCTGAACACGGAGCGCACCGGTTTTGTGCGCTTCGATACAACCTTTGGTAAGCTCGACGTGGAGCTGTTGCCGGATCACGCGCCGCTGAACGCGGCCAACTTCCTGACCTACGTGCGGGCAGGGCACTACGATGGCACCATCATTCACCGCACGGCGTTTTTTGATGCGCAGGACAACCTGCCGGAGATCGTGCAGGGCGGCGGTTACACGCCGGAAAACCCGCCGCAGTATAAAACGCCCAACGATCCGGTGGTCTTGGAATACAGTCACCCCAACGAGCGGGGCACCCTGGCCGCAGCGCGCACGCAGGTCGCCGATTCCGCCACCTCGCAGTGGTATTTCAACACGTCGGACAATACCACGGGTCTCGGCCAAACTGACGGCCAAGGCGGCTACAGTGTGTTCGGCAAGACGGTGGGCTCCGGTATGGCGGTTGTGGATACGATGGGCCTGGTGAACACCTTTGCCTACAATACCATTCTGACCGATTTGCCGTTGCGTTTCTTCAGCGGTGGTCCGCTGACGGAGCAGAACTTCGTTAACATTTTTTCGGTTTACGAAGTGCCGCTCTACCCGGCGGCGGCGGGCGATGAGGCCGTGCTCAATTTCAGTGCGACCAGCTCCGATGAAAGCGTCGTGATGGTGACCGTCGATGGCTCAAACCTCATTCTGACACCGGTGAGCGCCGGCAATGCCACCATCACCGTAGCGGCGGAAACCATCAGTGAGGATCGGGTGGAAGACAGCTTTGTCTTCGCGTCGACGGGTCTGGGAATCGCGCAGCAACCGCAGAGCCAGGATGTGAGCGCGGGGGCGAGTGCGACCTTCACGGTCGATGCTCCGGCGGCCAATGGCACCAACACCTACCAGTGGTATGTCTTCCGTTCCGGGATGGCGGAGCCGGCGGTGATCGCGGGTGCAACCGGTGCGTCCTACACGGTGAACAACGTGCAGGCGGCCAACATGGGTGCTTACTTTGTGCGGGTGACCAATGGCGGTGACACGGTGCAGTCCGACGCCGCTCTGCTCACGCTCACGGGCGGCACCAGCCGCCTCTCCAATCTCTCGACCCGCGGTCGGATTCCGGCCGGTGGCTCGCTCACGCCGGGCTTCGTGCTGACGGGCGACGGCAACAAGCCGCTCGTGGTGCGAGCGGTGGGACCGACCCTGATCGACTTCGGCCTGACGGCCGGCTTGTTGGACCCGACGATGGACATCATCCCGCAGGGTCTGAGTGAATCCGTCGTAAGCAACGACAACTGGGGCGACGCGGCCAACGCGGCGACCTTGGTGACGACCAGCAACCAGTTGGGCGCGTTCCCGCTGACGGCGGCCTCGCTCGACGCGGCTCTGCTGACCGATGTGGCGTTGCCCAACAGCAACAACAACCGCGGCTACACCGTGCGTATCCAGTCCACGGATGCGGCGGCCTCGGGCATCGCCCTGGCGGAGGTTTACGATCCGGAAGCACTGGGGGCGGCGACGCGCCTGGTGAATGTGTCGGCGCTCGGTTACTCGGGCACCGGTGATGACGCACTGGTCCCGGGTTTCGTGATCGAAGGTTCGGGGGCCAAGACGATGTTGATCCGCGTGGTGGGTCCGTCCCTGGAGCAGTTTAACGTGGGGGGGCGCATGGCTGATCCGCGCCTGACGATCGTGCCGCTGCAGCAAAGCTTCGCGGTGGCGGCGAACGACAACTGGGGTGGCACCGATGCGCTCAAGACGGCGTTTGGCACGACGGGCGCGTTCAGCTTTTCCGGTGACGCGTCGCTCGACGCCGCGGTGCTGGTGCGGTTGCCGCCGGGTGGTTACACCGTCGTTGTGGCGGGCGCGGCGGGTGGCACCGGTCAGGTGCTGGTCGAGGCCTACGACGTGCAGTGA
- a CDS encoding type II secretion system F family protein, whose protein sequence is MPRFAYTARDRSGQAVADELEAPSRKDALRRLQARGLRPIKLDERTGAAPRKAKKPKPGKPATSTNTPPSPSSSRHAGKIKFTRKHRLPFLQAVYDLTSSGLSAGEAIRLLATRLKDPVLKGLSTEVWERLSEGANLSRALVDFPQVFDESTVNLIQAGEATGNLNDTLNRIIEHLSEQREMQRQLGNALAYPIFMTVVATGVILFFLFFLLPRLQTLLDALGGDLPWSTAILVAVSEFALKYGLIVIGAVIFFGLSLWRWRVSEAGRAVSDRWLLRMPLLGDFAQSQTVLAFSQTLSVLLENGITTAEALRMTEKQIQNRVHRSAFDEATDRILEGESLSQALPGTGCFPDLVLDQLAVGENTGNVVPSLKKMAVTYRKKISGQLNTFTKVLASGVLLSVFVFVGFIAYAMVSAIFSLSSSFSM, encoded by the coding sequence ATGCCGCGTTTCGCCTACACCGCCCGCGACCGTTCCGGTCAGGCCGTCGCCGACGAGCTGGAAGCGCCGTCGCGCAAGGACGCGCTGCGCCGCCTGCAGGCTCGCGGACTGCGCCCGATCAAGCTCGACGAGCGCACCGGCGCCGCCCCGCGCAAAGCCAAGAAGCCGAAGCCCGGCAAACCGGCTACCTCCACCAACACGCCCCCGTCGCCGTCGAGCTCCCGTCACGCCGGCAAGATCAAGTTTACCCGCAAGCATCGCCTGCCCTTCCTTCAGGCCGTGTATGACCTCACCTCCAGCGGTCTCTCCGCCGGTGAAGCCATCCGCCTGCTCGCCACCCGCCTCAAGGATCCCGTGCTCAAGGGCCTCAGCACCGAGGTCTGGGAACGCCTCTCCGAAGGCGCCAACCTCTCCCGCGCGCTGGTCGACTTCCCGCAGGTCTTCGACGAATCCACCGTCAACCTCATCCAGGCCGGCGAAGCCACCGGCAACCTCAACGACACGCTCAACCGCATCATCGAGCATCTCTCCGAACAGCGGGAAATGCAGCGGCAACTCGGCAACGCCCTCGCCTACCCGATCTTCATGACGGTCGTCGCCACCGGCGTGATCCTGTTCTTCCTCTTCTTCCTGCTGCCCCGCCTGCAGACCCTGCTTGATGCCCTCGGCGGCGACCTGCCGTGGTCGACCGCCATCCTCGTCGCGGTCTCCGAGTTCGCGCTCAAATACGGCCTCATTGTCATCGGCGCCGTGATCTTCTTCGGCCTGTCCCTCTGGCGCTGGCGGGTGAGTGAAGCCGGCCGCGCCGTGAGCGACCGCTGGTTGTTGCGTATGCCGCTCCTCGGCGACTTCGCCCAGAGCCAGACCGTGCTCGCCTTCAGCCAAACCCTCTCGGTGCTGCTGGAAAACGGCATCACCACCGCCGAAGCCCTGCGCATGACCGAAAAGCAGATCCAAAACCGCGTCCACCGCAGCGCCTTTGATGAGGCCACGGATCGTATCCTCGAGGGTGAATCGCTCTCGCAGGCCCTGCCCGGCACCGGCTGTTTCCCCGACCTCGTGCTCGACCAACTCGCCGTCGGTGAAAACACCGGCAACGTCGTGCCCTCGCTCAAAAAGATGGCCGTGACCTACCGCAAAAAGATCAGCGGTCAGCTCAACACCTTCACCAAGGTCCTCGCCAGCGGCGTGCTGCTCAGCGTCTTCGTTTTTGTAGGTTTCATCGCCTACGCCATGGTCAGCGCCATCTTCTCCCTGAGCAGCAGCTTCAGCATGTAA
- a CDS encoding GspE/PulE family protein, whose amino-acid sequence MTTTDALPAALIEPLDDEQQLAVLEAPRHARIAALAAARGEAEAVTLDNVAAAAGLDVASDLRADRPSLRLLPARLVHEYQILPIDLRPTDAEPLTEEELATAPLHLATAWPADDVMADWIRTFTPRPLVWHLAVPERIHQLIVEHFGVGAGSLDDGDEDYLAPEAAAEDAEIVDEDAAVVRFVTDVISQAVTDEATDIHFEPQEGQLRIRYRVDGLLVPVPVPENLLRYQDAIISRVKIMARLNISEKRLPQDGRINFRAHGTVLDIRVSTFPTIYAESISLRLLNQKKQAFSMEMLGMSPQEQEIISQVLDFPHGIILVTGPTGSGKSTSLNAFLRKINSTDLRIITIEDPIEYEIEGVNQLQVRSEIGLTFASALRHVLRQDPDVIMVGEIRDRETADIAIRASLTGHLVFSTIHTNDAPGAITRLVDMGIEPFLVASSIELVIAQRLVRRLCPNCAKDEPVNPVKLRENMLVLGLDPDKPENQTATLKVPCGCDRCRGTGYRGRIGIFEIFRLNEELHELVLQRESTRTLGQVARKNGMRTLGQSGWEKIRAGHTTMEEVLRVVTVTEA is encoded by the coding sequence ATGACCACCACCGACGCCCTGCCGGCCGCCCTCATCGAGCCGCTCGACGACGAGCAGCAGCTCGCCGTGCTCGAAGCCCCGCGCCACGCCCGCATCGCCGCCCTCGCCGCCGCCCGCGGTGAAGCCGAAGCCGTCACCCTCGACAACGTCGCCGCCGCCGCCGGCCTCGACGTCGCTTCCGACCTGCGCGCCGACCGCCCGTCGCTCCGCCTGCTCCCCGCCCGCCTCGTCCACGAATACCAGATCCTCCCGATCGACCTGCGTCCGACCGACGCCGAGCCGCTGACCGAGGAGGAACTCGCCACCGCGCCGCTCCACCTCGCCACCGCCTGGCCGGCCGACGACGTCATGGCCGACTGGATACGCACCTTCACTCCGCGTCCCCTCGTCTGGCACCTCGCCGTGCCCGAGCGCATCCATCAGCTCATCGTCGAACACTTCGGCGTCGGCGCCGGCTCCCTCGACGACGGCGACGAGGATTACCTCGCCCCCGAAGCCGCGGCCGAGGATGCCGAGATCGTCGACGAGGACGCCGCCGTCGTGCGCTTCGTCACCGACGTCATTTCCCAAGCCGTCACCGACGAGGCGACCGACATTCACTTTGAGCCCCAGGAGGGCCAGCTCCGCATCCGCTACCGCGTTGACGGTCTGCTCGTGCCGGTGCCCGTGCCCGAAAACCTCCTGCGTTACCAGGACGCCATCATCTCCCGCGTGAAGATCATGGCCCGCCTCAACATTTCGGAAAAACGCCTGCCCCAGGACGGTCGCATCAACTTCCGCGCCCACGGCACCGTGCTCGACATTCGCGTGTCGACCTTCCCCACCATCTACGCCGAGTCCATTTCCCTGCGCCTACTCAACCAGAAGAAACAGGCCTTCTCCATGGAGATGCTCGGCATGAGCCCACAGGAGCAGGAGATCATTTCCCAGGTCCTCGATTTCCCCCACGGCATCATCCTCGTCACCGGTCCCACCGGCTCGGGTAAGTCGACCTCACTCAACGCCTTTTTGCGCAAGATCAACTCCACCGACCTGCGCATCATCACCATCGAGGACCCGATCGAATACGAGATCGAGGGCGTCAACCAACTCCAGGTGCGTTCCGAGATCGGCCTCACCTTCGCCTCCGCCCTGCGCCACGTGCTGCGTCAGGATCCCGATGTCATCATGGTCGGTGAGATCCGTGACCGCGAGACGGCCGACATCGCCATCCGCGCCTCCCTCACCGGTCACTTGGTGTTCTCCACCATCCACACCAACGACGCTCCCGGCGCCATCACGCGTCTGGTCGACATGGGCATCGAGCCCTTCCTCGTCGCGTCCTCCATCGAGTTGGTCATCGCCCAGCGCCTCGTGCGCCGCCTCTGCCCCAACTGCGCCAAGGACGAGCCGGTCAACCCGGTCAAGCTCCGCGAGAACATGCTCGTGCTCGGCCTCGACCCCGACAAACCCGAGAACCAGACCGCCACCCTCAAAGTCCCCTGCGGCTGCGACCGTTGCCGTGGCACCGGCTACCGCGGTCGTATCGGCATCTTCGAAATCTTCCGCCTCAACGAGGAGTTGCACGAACTCGTGCTCCAGCGCGAATCCACCCGCACCCTCGGCCAGGTCGCCCGCAAAAACGGCATGCGCACCCTCGGCCAATCCGGCTGGGAAAAGATCCGCGCCGGCCACACCACCATGGAGGAAGTCCTCCGCGTAGTCACCGTCACCGAAGCGTGA